The following DNA comes from Crateriforma spongiae.
GTCTACACACCGATTTCTGCAAGCGTCATGTCTGCGCCCCAACCGATACAGCGTTCGGCTGCCAGATACCTTCAATGGTAGCTACCCGGGCACGCAGAGGTCGACCTGCGTGTTGATGATTCAATCGGATTCTACAGTACGTCACCTGCACATCCAGGACGTGCAATTATCTACCGGCTTTTTTGAGGCGTGAGCGACAAAGGTCAGACTCATCATTTGAACTGGACATCGTTGACAGAAAAGGCGGATCACCAAGATGCGCGCCGAAGGCCCGGTGATGCGTTTCCACAAATGGAGACGTCACCGCCGAGTCCCGCGGATGCCTATCGCTGATTCCAGTCGCCGGGGCGCAACAATCAATCGCCCTCCGGTGCGAACACGTGCGAGCCCCCAAAAGGAAAACCCCCGCGAGTTCGAAAACGAACGGCGGGGGCGGGATGTTGGATCGATGATCTGAATCTGGAGAAGAATCTTCAGGTCAGACCGTTTTGGTTTGGCCGGGGACCGCGACTTCGTAGCGCCCCTTTTCATCGGGCTGCATCGGAGCGGCGCTGTCGAAACTGGTCATCGAATCGGTGTCGGCCAGCTGGATTTCGCTGTTCAATGCGTCGTCCCATTTGACCGGCTTGCCGCTGTAGGTGGCCATGCGTCCCATGATCGCGGTCATCGTGCTGTACGCGCCGTATTCGCCTTCGTTGGGGACTTCGCCACGACGCAGTGCGCTGAACAGGTCGTGGTGTTCTTGTTGCCAGCCCTTTTCGCTGATCTCGGTCGCATCGCTTTCCCAGGCCAAGTCACCGTTGGGTTTGTAGATCCGCGCTTTACTGATATCGCAGTAGCCCTTGGTGCCGTGGACATGTTCGCTGACGCTGTTCCAGCAACCACGGATGTGACGGCACTGGCTAAGCATCTTCATGCCGTTGCCATAGTTGGTGTCGCCGTAGGTGAATTCGACCATGTGGTGGTCATAGATCTGGCCGTGGTCGATCCCGTTGCGGACTTCGCGGCCGCCTTGCCCCTGGCATTCGACCGGCGGGCCGTCCATCAACCAATTGATCACATCCAAGTTGTGGATGTGTTGTTCGTCGATGTGGTCACCGCCCAGCCAGGTGAAGTAGTACCAGTTGCGCATCTGGTATTCCAATTCACTCATTTCCGGTTTGCGTGGACGCACCCAAACGCCGGCACCGTTCCAGTAGGCGCGGGCCAAGATGAAGTCACCGATGGCACCGTTTTGCAGCCGGTCGATGCATTCGCGATAGCGGAATTCGTGGTGGCGTTGCAGACCCACCTGAACCGCCAGGCCTTTTTCCTTGGCCTTTTCATTGGCCGCCAAAATGCGACGAACTCCTGGCGCGTCGGTGGCAACTGGCTTTTCCATGAAGACGTGCTTGCCCGCATCGATTGCCGCTTCGAAGTGTTGCGGGCGGAATCCCGGAGGGGTGGCCAGGATGACGACGTCGGCGTCGGACTGCATCACATTGTCGAAAGCGTCCAGGCCGACGAAGATGCGATCGGCACAGTCGACTTGGTCTTTGTGCTTGCCTTTGATGCCTCGATAAGTCGTTTGTGCGTTGTTGTCAAAAACGTCTGCCAGGGCGACCAACTTGACTTCGCCGCCGGAGGTGCTGAGTGCTTGCATCGCGGCCTTGGTGCCACGTCCTCCACAGCCGACCAAGCCGATCTTCATCGTGTCGGTCCCGTAGGCGTGGGCACCACGAGCCACGGAAACTTGGCTGCCGGCGATCGCACCGCCGGCCAGCATCATCCCGCCGCCTTTGATGAATCGGCGTCGTGATTCTTGTTTGGTGTCGTGGTTGGCTTCGGAGAGAGATTTTTTCGGATCGTTCATAACGGCAATCGGTCAAGCGTCAAAAAGAAGGCGGTGTCGCGTCGAAACCGAGGCAGCGGTTCGTCCGCGAAGGAAGGTGGGGAAATGGTTGGGCGGGAAGACGGATTGGGGCAATCCAGTGTCCAGTCAGGCCGTAAGGGCGGGCTAGCCATCGTTGTCGGTTGGCACATGCCAGGATAACCCGTCGCCGCTTCGTCGACAAAGGATGCGACGATTCGACCGTCGGGCCGGCAATCGGCGTCGAAATCATCGAAAATGAACCTCGCCGCTAACGAGACGGGTTTTCGATGTATTCCGGTTCCGGCAGCGTTTCGGGGCGATCGATAATGGTGGCTTCCAAAATCCGATCGGGTGGCAGCACCAATTCGCCCTTTTCCTTCGGCTTGCTGGGATCGACCCGCTGGAACGTCGACACGACCTCCATGCCTTCGATGACGCGGCCGAACACGGTTTGCGAATCGGCGACCATCGGGATCGGCATCATCATGATCGCGAATCGGCGGTTGGCGGAATTGGGAACAAATCGGCCGGCTTCGGCCGGGATGCCCGCCATGACCAACGATCCCCGCAGCGGACGTCGGGCGTCGGGTTTTTGGTGTTCGTCGACCAGGAATTTTTGCGGAGGTGATTCCGCCGCGTGGCTGCACAGGGCCAACAAGTTGTCGATCACCTGCATGAATTCGGCGTCCTCGTAATAGCCGTCTTCGACCAATTGAATGAAGTGCGATACCGCGCTGGGGGCATCATCGATGTACAGTTCGGCGACGACGTCACCGTTGGTCGTGTGCAGTTTGACTTTGGGAAACACTTTGTCCGCGTCGCGCCGCTGGCGCTCCGCTTCCAAATTGAAATCTTCTTCGATCTGGTCCAAATTGATGCGAATATTGGTGTCGATTTGGGGCAGTTCTTGGCCTTGCAGGACGTCGAAGATCTTTCGCGCGACGTCGAACTGTCCCGTGCAAACCGCCGAACGCATCGCGGCTTGGAAGATGTATTTTTCATTCCGCTTGGCATCCAAGAATCGGGCGGCGCTTTCGTAGGTTGCGCCGTCGTAGATGCTGCGTTCTTCGTTGCTTTGCACCATCGTCAACGCATAGGTGGCCGCTTCGCGATAAAACGGCAAAATCGGATTGGCCAACCGGTGCGTTTGATGGATCAGCTTGCGAACCCGTTCACGACGTTTACGGAAGGTGGCTTTGCCGGATTCTGTTTGGTCGATTTCATTGCGGTATCGCAAGTACGTTTCGTTCAGGTCGCCCATCGCTTCGACCAATTCTTGATGTGATTGGTCGAATGCGGCGATTGCCTCCTGGACTTCCGGTGTTTCCAACAGCCGTTCCAGTTCGGCCAACTGTTCTTCTTCGGTGGCGTCGGGCGGCAACTGGCTTTCGATTTCCAGCGATCCGAAATCTGGCGATTCCGATGACGCGTCTTGGGTCGGTGCGGCTTCGGTCGTTTCGTCTTGGGCCGCCAGCGTTGCCGCGTCCCAGCCGAAAACAAGAATGGACAGGGCCAACAGAGCCGTCCAACCGGCGATCCGCGACGGGGTGATCATGAACATTCGGAACGTGCGACGGGGCATAGGGCGGACTCGGGGCACCGACGAAGACGATGAAAGAACGAAACGGACGGGCGGTGAAATCGGTGACGACGGGACGCGTCGCCTGAGGGAGGCGATTTGACCTGTTACGTGGGGGGCCCCGCGATGGTTTGCGCGCCCCGCAGACCTTTTCACAACCGCGGTTATACTGCCCCGAATGAGCAAGAAGCACCCTCGTCGCGGAAAATCCCGATCGTCACGCAAGTTTGATGCAGCCCAAACGGGGCATCAGGACGGCGATGCGGATGATTCCGCTGCCAAGGCACCGCGTGGCGGCAAGTCGGCTGCCAAAACACACGCGACGACTCTGCGAATCATTGGCGGTTCGATGCGTGGTCGCACGGTCCGATATCACGGCGCCGCATACACACGACCGATGAAGGACAGCGTCCGCGAAAACTTGTTCAACATCTTGGGGCCGGCGGTCCGCGGGGCCGTCGGATTCGATTTGTTTGCCGGGACGGGCGCGATTGCTTTCGAAGCGATCAGCCGGGGCGCCAATGGCGTGACCGTGGTCGAACAATCGCGGCATGCCATGACGACGTTGAAAGACTCGGCGTCTCAGTTGGGCATCGAAGACCGTTTGAACCTGATCATCGGCGACACCTTTCGTATCGCATTGAAATTGTTGGGGCCGCCCGATGCCGACACGCCCTGGATCGTTTTTCTGTGCCCGCCCTACCGAATGTGGGAAGACGAAACGACCCTGGGCAAGTTGAACCAGATGATCCGCGCGTTTCTGGAACACGCGCCGCTGGGCAGCGTGTTGGTCGCCGAAACGGACAAGTTTTTCGACACCGCGCGTTTGCCCGCCGCGGCGTGGGACTTTCGTGAATACGGCAACGTCCGGCTGTGTTTTGTCGAACCCGCGGTCATTTGTGGCATGAATCTGTAGCGGGTCGACCGTTCGCTTTGGGCCCGACCGCAGGACTGACTTGCGGCCGGGCAAAAACGCGTCGACTTCACCAACGTATTAGCGGCCGTGAGAAACCAAGTCCGCCGCTTTGCCAAGCGTTCCCATGGCTGCGGAATTGCTGTGGTCCAGAACAAAGGGGCCGACGCGTCGATCCAGGTGCATCAGCAAGACCGTTGAATCTTGCGGCAAGAATCGTGATTCGGGGGTGAAGTCCGCTTCGTAGACCGCGCCGGTCGACAAGCGAACTTCATCTAACAAGCCGACAAAGTTGCGTGTCGGATTCCCGCCCGCGTCCGGATCGGCTCCTAAGAACAACGGCAATTTGTTCGTGCGACGCTTGCCCCGGGCCGGGCGTGAATCGACCTGTTTTCCGTTGACGTACAAGCGGACTTCTTTGCCGTCGAAGACGCCGGCGATGTGAGTCCATTGGCCGATGGCAATGGTTTGATCGCTTTTGGCCGAAACGTATCGACCGTTCAAATTGACGTCGAACACGGGTGCGCCTTCGTCCATGAAGATGGCGAATTCGGAGCTTTGGGTTTTCGCGATCACGGCGTTGTAACCGGCGGCTTCATCCAACCGGCACCAGCCTTCGACGGTGAAGGGACCGTCGGGCAGTTCGAATTCATCACTGGGGATGCGAACCGCCGACTGCGGCGTCTGCACGCGCAAAGCCAAGTCTTTGCCGGCGGTGAAGAAGTCAGCGGGCACAGCGCTGACCCGCAAAGGCAAGGGTTGGTCGATGGCGGGCAACCGGATGCGGGTGGTTTCGCCGATCAGATCCAATTCGGTGCGAACCGTGGGCATGGTCAGGGTTTGCATGCTGCCGGCCGGTCGGTTCACGTTGAACGTGAATTGACGCGATTGTCCGGGCGCGATTTCGTAGTGTTGGTGATCCAAATCGGAAGTCCAATCGCGAGACGGACGGTCCGGTGAACCGAACACCAGCGATCCCTGCAGCGGTCGCGTGGTGGTGTTCTTGATCGCATATGTCAATTCACCACTGGCGCTGCCGTCGATGTTCAGTCGCAATTCGCCGGACTGCAACGACGGGCGAACCGAGCGAGCTTGATCCACGGTCGCCAGAAACTCCGGCGTGAACTCCTTGGGGTCCATCACCGAACCGATCGGCAATGATGCGACGCTGATGTCATCAGGGCGAACGGTGACCATGTTCAAGTGATGTAGGTAACCGGCACCGGGAATTTCCGCCGACAGGTGTCCGCCCGTGGTGGCCAAGGTGTAATAGGCAATGCCGTCGATCGGACCGTCGAATCGCATGTGGTGGATGTGGCCCGCGAAAACGGCGGTGACGTTTCCGGCGGACTTCAGCATGTCATGCACGACGTCCCAGTTGCCGCCGGTGTAGCCGCCACCGATCCAACGTGGATGGTGCAGGAACAAGAAAACGTGATCGGCGTCTTTGTGGTCTTTCAACGCTTTTTCCAAGAACTCCAATTGCTTGTCGGACATCTTTTGCAGACGTCCTTGATTGAAAGCCTTTTCATTGGTTTCCGGATCGCCTTCGTCGCTGTACAGGACGATGAAGCCGGCGTTCTTGTGTTGAAACGAATACCACAGCGGCCCAAAGTGTTTTTCGTAATTGGATTCGTGATGGCCTTGGGGCGGCGCGTCA
Coding sequences within:
- a CDS encoding Gfo/Idh/MocA family protein → MNDPKKSLSEANHDTKQESRRRFIKGGGMMLAGGAIAGSQVSVARGAHAYGTDTMKIGLVGCGGRGTKAAMQALSTSGGEVKLVALADVFDNNAQTTYRGIKGKHKDQVDCADRIFVGLDAFDNVMQSDADVVILATPPGFRPQHFEAAIDAGKHVFMEKPVATDAPGVRRILAANEKAKEKGLAVQVGLQRHHEFRYRECIDRLQNGAIGDFILARAYWNGAGVWVRPRKPEMSELEYQMRNWYYFTWLGGDHIDEQHIHNLDVINWLMDGPPVECQGQGGREVRNGIDHGQIYDHHMVEFTYGDTNYGNGMKMLSQCRHIRGCWNSVSEHVHGTKGYCDISKARIYKPNGDLAWESDATEISEKGWQQEHHDLFSALRRGEVPNEGEYGAYSTMTAIMGRMATYSGKPVKWDDALNSEIQLADTDSMTSFDSAAPMQPDEKGRYEVAVPGQTKTV
- a CDS encoding peptidylprolyl isomerase, with the translated sequence MPRRTFRMFMITPSRIAGWTALLALSILVFGWDAATLAAQDETTEAAPTQDASSESPDFGSLEIESQLPPDATEEEQLAELERLLETPEVQEAIAAFDQSHQELVEAMGDLNETYLRYRNEIDQTESGKATFRKRRERVRKLIHQTHRLANPILPFYREAATYALTMVQSNEERSIYDGATYESAARFLDAKRNEKYIFQAAMRSAVCTGQFDVARKIFDVLQGQELPQIDTNIRINLDQIEEDFNLEAERQRRDADKVFPKVKLHTTNGDVVAELYIDDAPSAVSHFIQLVEDGYYEDAEFMQVIDNLLALCSHAAESPPQKFLVDEHQKPDARRPLRGSLVMAGIPAEAGRFVPNSANRRFAIMMMPIPMVADSQTVFGRVIEGMEVVSTFQRVDPSKPKEKGELVLPPDRILEATIIDRPETLPEPEYIENPSR
- a CDS encoding RsmD family RNA methyltransferase, with product MSKKHPRRGKSRSSRKFDAAQTGHQDGDADDSAAKAPRGGKSAAKTHATTLRIIGGSMRGRTVRYHGAAYTRPMKDSVRENLFNILGPAVRGAVGFDLFAGTGAIAFEAISRGANGVTVVEQSRHAMTTLKDSASQLGIEDRLNLIIGDTFRIALKLLGPPDADTPWIVFLCPPYRMWEDETTLGKLNQMIRAFLEHAPLGSVLVAETDKFFDTARLPAAAWDFREYGNVRLCFVEPAVICGMNL
- a CDS encoding LamG-like jellyroll fold domain-containing protein: MRSNAFLSLVLCLGLVHAITPVSAHDGHSHDGHDHDHSHVADASAAIMTTRPAAKSLPPVQADDVFHFVVYGDRTGGVPEGLKVLEQAVVDTNLLDPDLVMTVGDLIQGYNQTHEWLDQAAEYQEIMNRLNMRWYPVAGNHDVYWRGPDAPPQGHHESNYEKHFGPLWYSFQHKNAGFIVLYSDEGDPETNEKAFNQGRLQKMSDKQLEFLEKALKDHKDADHVFLFLHHPRWIGGGYTGGNWDVVHDMLKSAGNVTAVFAGHIHHMRFDGPIDGIAYYTLATTGGHLSAEIPGAGYLHHLNMVTVRPDDISVASLPIGSVMDPKEFTPEFLATVDQARSVRPSLQSGELRLNIDGSASGELTYAIKNTTTRPLQGSLVFGSPDRPSRDWTSDLDHQHYEIAPGQSRQFTFNVNRPAGSMQTLTMPTVRTELDLIGETTRIRLPAIDQPLPLRVSAVPADFFTAGKDLALRVQTPQSAVRIPSDEFELPDGPFTVEGWCRLDEAAGYNAVIAKTQSSEFAIFMDEGAPVFDVNLNGRYVSAKSDQTIAIGQWTHIAGVFDGKEVRLYVNGKQVDSRPARGKRRTNKLPLFLGADPDAGGNPTRNFVGLLDEVRLSTGAVYEADFTPESRFLPQDSTVLLMHLDRRVGPFVLDHSNSAAMGTLGKAADLVSHGR